The Sylvia atricapilla isolate bSylAtr1 chromosome 5, bSylAtr1.pri, whole genome shotgun sequence genome includes a window with the following:
- the LOC136361961 gene encoding LOW QUALITY PROTEIN: inositol 1,4,5-trisphosphate receptor-interacting protein-like 1 (The sequence of the model RefSeq protein was modified relative to this genomic sequence to represent the inferred CDS: inserted 1 base in 1 codon) produces MEALAKFQEEEKIRLEQEVEQLVLKQGAWAWGDLLWSASQHLQVWALAGLPLLVLALWYLRRERRLRREEHAEENGGANEEGGGNVAANEDAGVNEGGNDGNGEENNNDDGNPQEGNNVAPNEEGGIGNEVAHHDPQDDMGRRVMERIQWPVQDLEKGCRWTTALMEXFAFYFRHVLSNSFYPVLKPAIGVGSAFEGWSPREQDVVYQVLIPMTPPRGHSFHVEMATAGQTRVRNFRIRVQQECTCGSEQRGKNMLCFLHRPEEELRSNQDPSLLHTLCTDSYLDVQKTARWFYQLVRAVWPALPHAHKWHLVLLPSRRSCQFKVSNGTESYRIEMLFGVQQGNSDIFVSSEPGPYHTSSTIWPETYAVAEMKFFNYIARRAPPDSLHLKCLQFLTRLQLGLGFSTYTMKTIVMHLLSIVPPSWWSRRYFVTRLKDISASLRTCVEVRRLNHFIVGNQRLPAEISLPPHVLTSGKYNLFHDLVMDPVAHSQAISQHIDLHEWLEEIINDEE; encoded by the exons ATGGAGGCCCTTGCAAAGTtccaggaagaggagaaaattcgtctggagcaggaggtggagcAGTTGGTCCTGAAGCAGGGTGCCTGGGCCTGGGGAGACCTGCTGTGGTCTGCCTCGCAGCACTTGCAGGTTTGGGCTCTGGCTGGGCTCCCGCTCCTCGTCTTGGCCCTGTGGTATCTCCGGAGAGaaaggagactgaggagagaggagcatgcagaagaaaatggggGTGCAAATGAAGAGGGAGGCGGAAACGTGGCTGCAAACGAAGACGCTGGTGTGAATGAAGGAGGCAATGATGGGAATGGGGAGGAAAACAACAACGATGATGGCAATCCCCAGGAAGGCAACAATGTTGCTCCAAATGAGGAAGGTGGTATTGGAAATGAAGTCGCTCATCATGATCCTCAGGATGACATGGGAAGAAGGGTAATGGAGCGCATTCAGTGGCCTGTCCAGGACCTGGAGAAAGGATGCAGGTGGACAACTGCCCTCATGG AGTTTGCATTTTACTTTCGACACGTCTTGTCCAACAGTTTCTACCCGGTCCTGAAACCAGCCATTGGGGTGGGCAGTGCCTTCGAAGGTTGGAGTCCGCGTGAGCAGGATGTTGTGTACCAGGTGCTCATCCCCATGACTCCTCCGCGAGGGCACAGCTTCCACGTGGAGATGGCTACTGCAGGGCAGACGCGCGTGAGGAACTTCCGCATCCGCGTGCAGCAGGAGTGCACCTGCGGGAGTGAGCAGCGGGGTAAGAACATGCTGTGCTTCCTGCACCGCCccgaggaggagctgaggagcaaTCAGGATCCCAGCCTCCTTCACACCCTGTGCACGGACTCCTACCTGGACGTGCAGAAAACTGCCCGCTGGTTCTACCAACTGGTGAGAGCAGTCTGGCCGGCTTTGCCTCACGCACACAAGTGGCATTTagtgctgctgccctccaggcGCTCCTGCCAGTTCAAGGTGAGCAATGGCACAGAAAGCTACCGGATTGAGATGCTGTTTGGGGTACAGCAGGGCAACTCAGACATCTTTGTAAGCAGCGAACCTGGGCCTTACCATACCTCAAGCACGATCTGGCCGGAGACCTACGCCGTGGCAGAGATGAAGTTCTTCAACTACATTGCCAGGCGGGCCCCCCCTGACAGCTTGCACCTGAAATGCCTGCAGTTCCTCACCCGTCTTCAGCTGGGCTTAGGTTTTTCTACCTACACCATGAAGACCATTGTCATGCACCTCCTGAGCATCGTACCCCCGTCATGGTGGAGCAGGAGATATTTCGTGACGCGACTGAAAGATATCAGCGCGAGCCTGCGCACATGTGTAGAAGTGAGACGCCTCAACCACTTCATTGTGGGCAACCAGAGGCTTCCTGCAGAAATCAGTTTGCCCCCACATGTCCTAACGTCTGGGAAGTACAATCTCTTCCATGACCTGGTGATGGATCCAGTTGCCCACTCCCAGGCAATTAGTCAGCACATCGATCTCCATGAGTGGCTGGAAGAAATCATCAATGACGAAGAGTGA